One Palaemon carinicauda isolate YSFRI2023 chromosome 5, ASM3689809v2, whole genome shotgun sequence DNA window includes the following coding sequences:
- the LOC137641244 gene encoding uncharacterized protein yields the protein MPWQKPNEKIQITKHVGHPAEVPLDNSNPSLLCDINSRIGTFPQPYHWFAHIPVNAVGPLPTSQGYHYLFTVIDHFTRWPEAIPMETATSASYALDVSGAEIVYGDPLVFPAKFFPSQTSSNIFQYLSHIGEKFTLFRQTYKPPAKQYFQTDLPSEMYVFLHNDTSKPLLMPPYTGPFLMIRRTKKAFCINIHGKEDWASINRLKPAYLSLDDPRTVRLSRAGCAISNHLPMRVNDTSCNESN from the exons aactaagcatgtaggacatcctgcagagGTCCCTCTCGACAATTCCAACCcctccctcctctgtgacatca attcaagaattggcacctttcctcaaccttaccATTGGTTTGCCCACATTCCTGTCAATgctgtaggtcccctacccacatcacaaggatatcattacctgtttaccgtcatcgaccacttcactcgttggcctgaagccattcccatggaaactgcaacgtccgcctcat ATGCCCTGGATGTGTCGGGAGCTGAAATAGTATATGGCGATCCATTGGtcttccctgccaaattttttccgtcTCAAACCTCCTCCAACATTTTCCAGTACCTAAGTCacattggggaaaaatttactttgttccgccaaacttacaagcccccagctaagcaatacTTCCAGACAGATCTGCCTTCGGAAATGTacgttttcctgcacaacgacactagcaagccactgctaatgcccccttacacgggccctttcctcatgatacGTCGTACGAAGAAGGCTTTCTGCATCAACatccatggcaaagaagactgggcttCCATTAACCGCCTAAAACCGGCATATCTCTCGCTAGATGACCCGCGtacagtacgcctctctagagcagggtgcGCTATTTCCAAT CATCTACCGATGAGGGTGAATGATACCTCCTGCAATGAATCCAACTAA